From a single Athene noctua chromosome 2, bAthNoc1.hap1.1, whole genome shotgun sequence genomic region:
- the LOC141956820 gene encoding carbonic anhydrase 3-like isoform X3, translating to MGAPAELSSTTLLIDQLHMVHWNPKHGNFAGALKQPDGVAVVGIFLKVGKTPKPEIKRILQGIDNIKTKGKEAPFQHFDPSILFPKSRDYWTYHGSFTTPPCEECITWILLREPIEVSSDQMAQLRSLSKNSENEPMNPLVDNWRPVQPVKGRVVRSSFK from the exons TTACATATGGTGCACTGGAATCCAAAACATGGTAATTTTGCTGGAGCTTTGAAACAACCTGATGGAGTGGCTGTTGTGGGCATTTTTCTGAAA GTTGGAAAAACTCCCAAGCCAGAGATTAAGAGAATTCTTCAAGGAATTGATAACATTAAGACCAAG GGGAAAGAGGCTCCTTTTCAGCACTTTGATCCTTCAATTCTTTTCCCCAAATCTCGGGACTACTGGACCTACCATGGTTCATTCACTACACCCCCCTGTGAGGAGTGCATCACTTGGATTCTCTTGAGGGAGCCGATTGAAGTCAGCTCAGACCAG atgGCACAGCTTCGTAGCCTTTCCAAGAACAGTGAGAATGAACCTATGAACCCACTGGTTGATAACTGGCGCCCAGTTCAGCCTGTGAAGGGCAGGGTAGTGAGATCGTCATTCAAGTGA